One window from the genome of Pantoea cypripedii encodes:
- the lolA gene encoding outer membrane lipoprotein chaperone LolA codes for MKLHVIACGLLASSLSASVLADASSDLQQRLNKVSSFHASFSQKVTDGSGANVQDGEGELWVKRPSLFNWHMTAPDESVIISDGKTLWFYNPFVEQVSASWLKNATSNTPFMLIARNQPSDWKQYNIQQQGDNFSLTPKSSDGNLKQFTITVTPSGTINQFSAIEQDGQRSSYQLKSQTNGAISPDKFTFTPPKGVTVDDQRQ; via the coding sequence ATGAAATTACACGTTATTGCCTGTGGTCTGCTGGCCTCTTCTCTTTCTGCTTCCGTACTGGCGGATGCGTCCAGTGATTTACAGCAGCGTCTGAATAAAGTGAGCAGCTTCCATGCCAGTTTTAGCCAGAAAGTCACCGATGGTAGCGGTGCGAATGTGCAGGATGGGGAAGGTGAGCTGTGGGTTAAGCGTCCCAGCCTGTTTAACTGGCACATGACGGCCCCGGATGAGAGCGTGATCATTTCTGATGGTAAAACGCTGTGGTTCTACAATCCGTTTGTGGAGCAGGTCAGCGCCAGCTGGCTGAAAAATGCCACCAGCAACACGCCGTTTATGCTGATTGCCCGCAACCAGCCGAGTGACTGGAAGCAATACAACATTCAGCAGCAGGGCGATAATTTTTCGCTGACGCCAAAAAGCAGTGACGGTAATCTCAAGCAATTCACCATTACGGTGACGCCGTCAGGCACCATTAATCAGTTCAGCGCCATTGAGCAGGATGGTCAGCGCAGCAGCTATCAGCTGAAAAGCCAGACCAATGGTGCCATCAGCCCGGACAAATTCACCTTTACGCCGCCGAAAGGGGTAACGGTAGACGATCAACGTCAGTGA
- a CDS encoding replication-associated recombination protein A, producing the protein MSNLSLDFSSSNEFQPLAARMRPVTLQQYIGQQHLLAPGKPLPRAIEAGHLHSMILWGPPGTGKTTLAEIIGHYGKADVERISAVTSGVKEIREAIERARQNRQVGRRTILFVDEVHRFNKSQQDAFLPHIEDGTITFIGATTENPSFELNSALLSRARVYLLKSLTTADIEQVLQQAMQDKERGYGNSDILLPDNTRRMIAELVNGDARRALNTLEMMSDMAEINAQGQRELTPQLLNEVSGERAARFDNKGDRFYDLISALHKSVRGSAPDAALYWYARIITAGGDPLYVARRLLAIASEDVGNADPRGMQVAIAAWDCFTRVGPAEGERAIAQAIVYLASAPKSNAVYTAFKAAMHDAREFPDYDVPEHLRNAPTKLMKEMGLGKEYRYAHDEPNAFAAGEVYFPPEMAQTRYYHPTNRGLEGKIGEKLAWLAEQDQNSPIKRYRS; encoded by the coding sequence GTGAGTAACCTTTCCCTGGATTTCTCCTCCAGCAATGAATTTCAGCCACTGGCCGCGCGTATGCGGCCGGTGACGTTGCAGCAATACATCGGTCAGCAACATTTACTGGCACCCGGTAAACCGCTGCCGCGTGCGATCGAAGCGGGCCATCTGCATTCGATGATTCTGTGGGGGCCGCCAGGTACAGGGAAAACCACACTGGCAGAGATTATCGGCCACTACGGCAAAGCCGATGTTGAACGTATCTCTGCGGTGACCTCTGGAGTGAAAGAGATTCGTGAAGCGATTGAGCGCGCCCGACAAAATCGTCAGGTCGGTCGTCGCACTATCCTGTTCGTGGATGAGGTGCATCGTTTCAACAAAAGCCAGCAGGATGCGTTTTTACCGCATATCGAAGATGGCACCATCACCTTTATTGGTGCCACCACAGAAAACCCCTCGTTTGAACTGAACTCGGCGCTGCTGTCGCGTGCGCGTGTCTATCTGCTGAAATCGTTAACCACGGCGGATATTGAACAGGTTCTGCAGCAGGCAATGCAGGACAAGGAGCGTGGCTATGGCAACAGCGACATTTTGCTGCCGGACAACACCCGACGCATGATTGCCGAGCTGGTGAATGGTGATGCACGTCGGGCGCTGAACACGCTGGAAATGATGTCCGATATGGCGGAGATCAATGCTCAGGGCCAACGCGAACTGACGCCACAGCTACTTAATGAGGTTTCGGGTGAACGGGCTGCGCGCTTTGATAATAAAGGCGACCGTTTTTATGATCTGATTTCTGCCTTGCATAAGTCGGTACGCGGTTCCGCGCCGGATGCGGCATTATATTGGTATGCGCGGATAATCACCGCCGGTGGCGATCCCCTGTATGTGGCGCGCCGTCTGCTGGCGATCGCCTCAGAGGATGTCGGTAATGCCGATCCTCGTGGGATGCAGGTGGCGATTGCTGCCTGGGATTGTTTTACCCGCGTAGGGCCAGCCGAAGGCGAGCGGGCCATCGCCCAGGCCATTGTTTATCTGGCGAGTGCGCCCAAAAGTAATGCTGTCTATACCGCCTTCAAAGCGGCAATGCATGATGCGCGTGAGTTCCCTGATTACGATGTTCCTGAGCATCTGCGCAACGCACCCACGAAGCTGATGAAAGAGATGGGGCTGGGTAAAGAGTATCGTTACGCCCATGACGAACCCAATGCGTTCGCCGCAGGCGAAGTTTACTTCCCACCGGAAATGGCACAAACACGCTACTATCATCCCACCAACCGCGGGCTTGAAGGGAAAATTGGCGAAAAACTCGCCTGGCTGGCTGAACAGGATCAAAATAGCCCGATAAAACGCTACCGCTCCTAA
- the serS gene encoding serine--tRNA ligase, with translation MLDPNLLRNEPDAVAEKLARRGFKLDLETLRSQEERRKVLQVETENLQAERNSRSKSIGQAKARGEDIEPLRLEVNALGERLDAAKAELDALQNEIRDFALALPNLPADEVPLGKDDTENLEVARWGEPRQFDFQVKDHVELGEQAKGLDFASAVKLTGSRFVVMQGQIARLHRALSQFMIDLHTEQHGYLETYVPYLVNHDTLYGTGQLPKFGEDLFHTKPLDEEAGSSNYALIPTAEVPLTNLVRDEIVEEESLPLKLTAHTPCFRSEAGSYGRDTRGLIRMHQFDKVEMVQIVAPETSMQALEELVSHAEKVLQLLNLPYRKVLLCTGDMGFGSTKTYDLEVWLPAQNTYREISSCSNMWDFQARRMQARCRSKTEKKPRLVHTLNGSGLAVGRTLVAVLENYQQADGRIEVPEVLRPYMGGVEFIG, from the coding sequence ATGCTCGATCCCAATCTGCTGCGTAACGAGCCAGACGCAGTCGCAGAAAAACTGGCACGCCGGGGATTTAAACTGGATTTGGAAACGCTGCGCTCCCAGGAAGAGCGTCGTAAAGTCTTGCAGGTCGAAACTGAAAATCTGCAGGCTGAGCGTAACTCCCGATCCAAATCCATCGGTCAGGCCAAAGCACGTGGGGAAGACATCGAGCCGCTGCGTCTGGAAGTGAACGCGCTGGGCGAACGCCTGGATGCCGCTAAAGCAGAACTGGATGCCCTGCAGAACGAAATTCGTGATTTTGCGCTGGCATTACCCAACCTGCCAGCTGACGAAGTCCCACTGGGTAAAGATGACACCGAAAATCTGGAAGTTGCGCGCTGGGGTGAACCACGCCAGTTTGATTTCCAGGTGAAAGATCACGTGGAACTGGGTGAGCAGGCGAAAGGATTAGATTTCGCGTCGGCGGTTAAACTGACCGGTTCACGTTTTGTGGTGATGCAGGGACAAATTGCCCGTTTGCATCGTGCGCTGAGCCAGTTTATGATCGATCTGCACACCGAGCAGCACGGTTACCTGGAGACGTATGTCCCTTACCTGGTAAACCATGACACCTTATATGGTACCGGCCAGCTGCCGAAGTTTGGTGAAGACCTGTTTCACACCAAACCACTGGATGAAGAAGCGGGCAGCAGCAACTACGCGCTGATTCCGACGGCGGAAGTGCCGCTGACGAACCTGGTACGCGATGAAATCGTCGAAGAAGAAAGCCTGCCGTTGAAACTGACCGCGCATACGCCGTGTTTCCGCTCCGAAGCGGGTTCTTATGGCCGCGATACGCGTGGTTTGATTCGTATGCACCAGTTCGACAAAGTGGAGATGGTGCAGATTGTGGCACCGGAAACCTCTATGCAGGCGCTGGAAGAACTGGTCAGCCATGCAGAGAAAGTGCTGCAACTGCTGAATCTGCCGTACCGTAAAGTGCTGCTGTGCACCGGCGATATGGGCTTTGGTTCCACCAAAACCTATGACCTCGAAGTGTGGTTACCGGCACAGAATACTTACCGTGAGATCTCCTCCTGCTCCAATATGTGGGATTTCCAGGCACGTCGTATGCAGGCACGCTGCCGCAGCAAGACAGAGAAGAAACCGCGTCTGGTCCATACCCTGAACGGTTCTGGCCTGGCAGTTGGCCGCACGCTGGTTGCGGTGCTGGAAAACTACCAACAGGCGGATGGTCGCATTGAAGTGCCTGAAGTTCTGCGTCCGTATATGGGCGGCGTTGAATTTATTGGTTAA
- a CDS encoding MFS transporter gives MSTWSRPVLLLLCGLLLLTVSIAVLNTLVPLWLTHDQLPTWQVGMVSSSYYTGNLAGTLLAGWLITHYGFNRCYYLATVLFAVATVGMVLLDGFYSWTLLRFVAGVGCALMWVVVESALLCSGTVRNRGQLLAAYMIIYYLGTVAGQLLVSRVSTELLHVIPWVTALVLCAVLPVVFVRVNAGAASEDASPGRIWPMLRRRSSRLGINGCIISGIVLGSLYGLMPLYLAHQGMSDATVGYWMALLVSSGIVGQWPVGRLADRFGRLLVLRVQVFVVILGAIAMLSDAAMAPALFVLGLAGFTLYPVAMSWACETVPHHELVAMNQALLFSYTIGSLVGPGMTAMLMQSYSDRLLFVMIAVVALVYLVMLLRKADHHATPVAHA, from the coding sequence ATGTCAACCTGGTCGCGCCCCGTCCTGCTGCTGCTTTGCGGTTTGCTGCTCCTGACGGTGTCTATTGCTGTGCTTAATACGCTGGTGCCGTTATGGCTGACGCATGATCAACTGCCGACCTGGCAGGTGGGGATGGTCAGCTCATCGTATTATACCGGCAACCTGGCCGGTACTTTGCTGGCTGGTTGGTTGATCACGCATTACGGTTTTAACCGTTGTTACTATCTGGCTACCGTGCTGTTTGCCGTTGCGACGGTGGGGATGGTACTGCTGGATGGTTTCTACAGCTGGACTCTGCTGCGTTTTGTCGCCGGTGTTGGTTGTGCGCTGATGTGGGTAGTGGTGGAAAGCGCCTTGCTGTGCAGCGGCACGGTGCGCAATCGTGGCCAGCTGCTGGCTGCATATATGATTATTTATTATCTCGGCACCGTGGCCGGACAATTGCTGGTCAGCCGGGTATCAACCGAACTGTTGCATGTTATTCCGTGGGTTACCGCGCTGGTGTTGTGTGCCGTGCTGCCGGTGGTGTTTGTACGCGTGAATGCCGGAGCAGCCAGTGAAGACGCTTCACCGGGTCGCATCTGGCCAATGCTGCGTCGCCGGAGTTCCCGCCTTGGTATTAACGGCTGCATTATTTCCGGTATCGTGCTGGGTTCCCTGTATGGCTTGATGCCGCTGTATCTTGCCCATCAGGGCATGAGCGATGCGACCGTAGGCTACTGGATGGCTCTGCTGGTGAGCTCTGGCATTGTGGGTCAGTGGCCGGTTGGCCGCCTGGCCGATCGTTTTGGTCGCTTGCTGGTGCTGCGTGTTCAGGTGTTTGTGGTGATTCTGGGCGCGATTGCCATGCTCAGCGATGCCGCCATGGCTCCGGCGTTGTTTGTACTGGGTCTGGCTGGGTTTACGCTGTATCCGGTGGCAATGTCATGGGCGTGTGAGACTGTCCCGCATCATGAACTGGTGGCGATGAACCAGGCGCTGTTGTTCAGCTACACCATTGGCAGCCTGGTGGGGCCAGGTATGACGGCGATGCTGATGCAAAGCTACTCTGACCGTCTGCTGTTTGTGATGATTGCTGTGGTGGCGCTGGTTTATCTGGTGATGCTGCTGCGCAAGGCCGATCATCATGCCACACCGGTGGCTCACGCCTGA
- the pflA gene encoding pyruvate formate lyase 1-activating protein codes for MSVIGRIHSFESCGTVDGPGIRFITFFQGCLMRCLYCHNRDTWDTHGGKEVTVEDLMKDVVAYRHFMNASGGGVTASGGEAILQAEFVRDWFRACHAEGINTCLDTNGFVRRYDPVIDELLEVTDLVMLDLKQINDDIHQILVGVSNHRTLDFARYLQKKGIRTWIRFVVVPGYSDDDDSVHRLGEFTQDMDNIEKIELLPYHELGKHKWIAMGEEYKLEGVKPPTKETMERVKNILAGYGHQVMY; via the coding sequence ATGTCAGTCATCGGTCGTATTCACTCCTTCGAATCCTGCGGCACCGTTGATGGCCCAGGAATCCGCTTCATTACCTTTTTTCAGGGCTGCCTGATGCGCTGCCTCTACTGCCACAACCGCGATACCTGGGATACCCATGGCGGCAAAGAGGTCACCGTTGAGGATCTGATGAAAGATGTGGTGGCTTACCGCCACTTTATGAATGCCTCAGGCGGTGGCGTCACAGCATCCGGTGGTGAGGCCATCCTGCAGGCTGAGTTTGTGCGTGACTGGTTCCGCGCCTGCCATGCCGAGGGAATTAATACCTGCCTTGATACCAATGGGTTTGTGCGCCGCTATGATCCGGTCATCGACGAGTTGCTCGAAGTGACCGATCTGGTGATGCTCGACCTCAAGCAAATCAATGACGATATTCATCAGATTCTGGTCGGCGTATCCAACCATCGCACGCTGGATTTTGCCCGCTATTTGCAGAAGAAAGGTATCCGCACCTGGATTCGATTTGTGGTGGTTCCCGGCTATTCCGATGATGATGACTCGGTCCATCGGCTGGGAGAATTTACTCAGGACATGGACAACATTGAGAAAATCGAACTGTTGCCTTACCACGAATTAGGTAAGCACAAATGGATTGCTATGGGTGAAGAGTACAAGCTGGAAGGGGTAAAACCGCCCACCAAAGAAACCATGGAGCGGGTGAAAAATATTCTTGCTGGTTACGGACATCAGGTGATGTATTAA
- the pflB gene encoding formate C-acetyltransferase, producing MTELNEKLAAAWEGFSAGEWQNSVNVRDFIQKNYTPYEGDESFLAGATPATTKLWDSVLEGIKIENRTHAPVDFDTDLASTITAHDAGYINKSLEKIVGLQTEAPLKRAIIPFGGIKMVEGSCKVYGRELDPSLKKIFTDYRKTHNQGVFDVYTPDILRCRKSGVLTGLPDAYGRGRIIGDYRRVALYGIDYLMKDKVAQFNSLQSDMENGVNLEATIRLREEISEQHRALGQIKEMAAKYGCDISVPATNAQEAVQWTYFGYLAAVKSQNGAAMSFGRVSTFLDVYIERDIKAGKLTEEAAQELIDHLVMKLRMVRFLRTPEYDELFSGDPIWATESLAGMGVDGRTLVTKNSFRFLNTLYTMGPSPEPNMTILWSEKLPINFKKYAAKVSIDTSSLQYENDDLMRPDFNNDDYAIACCVSPMVVGKQMQFFGARANLAKTMLYAINGGVDEKLKMQVGPKEAPITDDVLEFDTVMARMDHFMDWLAKQYVTALNIIHYMHDKYSYEASLMALHDRDVYRTMACGIAGLSVAADSLSAIKYAKVKPVRDADGLAVDFEIEGEYPQFGNNDARVDDLACDLVERFMKKIQKLATYRNAVPTQSVLTITSNVVYGKKTGNTPDGRRAGAPFGPGANPMHGRDQKGAVASLTSVAKLPFAYAKDGISYTFSIVPNALGKDDNVRKANLAGLMDGYFHHEASNIEGGQHLNVNVMNREMLLDAMDHPEKYPQLTIRVSGYAVRFNSLTKEQQQDVITRTFTKSL from the coding sequence ATGACCGAACTGAATGAAAAATTGGCGGCAGCCTGGGAAGGATTTAGCGCGGGCGAATGGCAGAACAGTGTCAACGTACGCGATTTCATCCAGAAAAATTACACCCCTTATGAAGGCGACGAGTCATTCCTCGCAGGTGCTACTCCGGCAACCACTAAACTGTGGGATAGCGTGCTGGAAGGCATCAAAATCGAAAACCGCACTCACGCACCTGTCGACTTTGATACCGACCTCGCTTCAACCATCACTGCGCACGATGCCGGTTACATCAACAAGTCACTGGAAAAAATCGTTGGTCTGCAAACTGAAGCGCCGCTGAAACGTGCCATTATCCCGTTTGGCGGCATCAAAATGGTGGAAGGCTCCTGTAAGGTTTATGGCCGCGAGCTGGATCCGTCACTGAAAAAAATCTTCACTGACTACCGCAAAACCCATAACCAGGGCGTGTTTGATGTCTATACCCCCGACATCCTGCGCTGCCGTAAATCGGGTGTGCTGACCGGTCTGCCTGATGCCTATGGCCGTGGTCGTATCATTGGTGACTATCGTCGTGTCGCACTTTACGGCATCGACTATCTGATGAAAGACAAAGTTGCACAGTTCAACTCTCTGCAAAGCGATATGGAAAACGGCGTCAATCTGGAAGCCACTATCCGTCTGCGTGAAGAGATTTCTGAGCAGCACCGTGCGCTGGGCCAGATTAAAGAGATGGCAGCGAAATACGGTTGCGACATCTCTGTGCCTGCCACTAACGCGCAGGAAGCCGTACAGTGGACCTACTTTGGCTACCTGGCTGCGGTGAAATCACAGAACGGTGCGGCCATGTCGTTTGGTCGTGTGTCAACCTTCCTTGATGTGTACATTGAACGTGATATCAAAGCAGGCAAACTGACCGAAGAAGCGGCTCAGGAACTGATTGACCATCTGGTGATGAAACTGCGTATGGTGCGTTTCCTGCGTACCCCGGAATACGATGAGCTGTTCTCTGGCGACCCGATCTGGGCGACTGAGTCTCTGGCAGGTATGGGCGTTGATGGCCGTACCCTGGTGACAAAAAACAGCTTCCGTTTCCTGAATACCCTGTACACCATGGGCCCGTCACCGGAACCTAACATGACCATTCTGTGGTCAGAAAAACTGCCGATTAACTTTAAAAAATACGCGGCCAAAGTTTCCATCGATACCTCATCACTGCAGTATGAAAACGATGACCTGATGCGTCCTGACTTCAACAACGATGACTATGCCATCGCCTGTTGTGTTAGCCCGATGGTGGTTGGTAAACAAATGCAGTTCTTCGGTGCCCGTGCTAACCTGGCGAAAACCATGTTGTACGCCATCAACGGCGGCGTTGATGAAAAACTGAAAATGCAGGTTGGCCCGAAAGAAGCACCGATCACTGATGACGTTCTGGAGTTCGACACTGTCATGGCACGTATGGACCACTTCATGGACTGGCTGGCAAAACAGTATGTCACCGCCCTGAATATCATCCATTACATGCACGACAAATACAGCTACGAAGCCTCACTGATGGCACTGCATGACCGTGATGTTTACCGTACTATGGCCTGTGGTATCGCCGGTCTGTCTGTGGCAGCTGACTCCCTGTCTGCCATCAAATACGCCAAAGTGAAACCGGTACGTGATGCGGACGGCCTGGCTGTTGATTTCGAAATTGAGGGTGAATATCCGCAATTCGGTAACAACGATGCCCGCGTCGATGACCTGGCCTGTGACCTGGTTGAACGTTTCATGAAAAAAATTCAGAAACTGGCAACCTACCGCAATGCTGTGCCGACTCAGTCTGTGCTGACCATTACCTCTAACGTGGTTTATGGTAAGAAAACCGGCAACACCCCGGATGGTCGTCGTGCCGGTGCACCGTTTGGCCCAGGTGCTAACCCGATGCACGGACGTGACCAGAAAGGTGCCGTGGCTTCACTGACTTCCGTCGCAAAACTGCCGTTCGCCTACGCCAAAGATGGTATCTCCTATACCTTCTCTATCGTGCCGAATGCGCTGGGTAAAGACGATAACGTGCGTAAAGCTAACCTTGCTGGCCTGATGGATGGTTACTTCCATCATGAAGCCAGTAACATTGAAGGCGGTCAGCACCTGAACGTGAACGTGATGAACCGTGAAATGTTGCTGGATGCGATGGATCACCCGGAAAAATATCCGCAGCTGACCATCCGCGTTTCCGGTTACGCAGTACGTTTTAACTCGCTGACTAAAGAGCAGCAACAGGATGTGATTACCCGTACTTTCACCAAGTCTCTGTAA
- the focA gene encoding formate transporter FocA produces MKTDNPFNSLLPAAMAKVAEDAGVYKATKHPLTTFFLAITAGVFISIAFVFYITATTGSSAMPYGMAKLIGGICFSLGLMLVVVCGADLFTSTVLIVVAKASGRITWGQLARNWLNVYVGNLFGAIFFVVLIWLSGEHMVANGAWGLNVLQTADHKMHHTFIEAVSLGTLANLMVCLAVWMSYSGRSLLDKMVAMILPVAMFVASGFEHSIANMFLIPMAIVIRDFASPEFWQMAGASASQFPALSVGNFIVDNLIPVTIGNIIGGGLLVGLTYWVIYLRGDDPVH; encoded by the coding sequence GTGAAAACTGACAACCCGTTTAATTCATTATTACCGGCTGCAATGGCAAAGGTTGCTGAAGATGCCGGGGTCTACAAAGCAACAAAACACCCCCTAACCACCTTCTTCCTTGCCATTACTGCTGGTGTATTCATTTCTATCGCTTTTGTGTTCTATATCACCGCCACCACCGGCAGTAGTGCTATGCCTTATGGCATGGCAAAACTGATTGGTGGTATCTGCTTCTCTCTGGGATTGATGTTGGTGGTGGTGTGTGGGGCTGACCTCTTCACCTCAACCGTGTTGATTGTGGTAGCAAAAGCCAGCGGTCGCATCACCTGGGGTCAACTGGCACGCAACTGGCTGAATGTGTATGTCGGCAACTTATTCGGTGCGATATTTTTTGTCGTGCTTATCTGGCTCTCCGGCGAGCATATGGTCGCTAACGGTGCCTGGGGTTTAAACGTTCTGCAAACTGCCGATCATAAAATGCACCATACCTTTATTGAAGCAGTCAGCCTCGGCACCCTTGCCAACCTGATGGTGTGCCTGGCCGTGTGGATGAGTTATTCCGGCCGCAGCCTGCTGGACAAAATGGTCGCGATGATTTTGCCGGTCGCCATGTTTGTTGCCAGTGGCTTTGAGCACAGTATCGCTAACATGTTTTTAATTCCGATGGCTATCGTCATTCGTGATTTCGCCAGCCCTGAGTTCTGGCAGATGGCGGGAGCCAGTGCATCACAATTTCCGGCGCTCAGTGTCGGTAACTTTATTGTCGACAACCTCATTCCTGTAACCATAGGCAACATCATTGGTGGAGGGTTGTTAGTCGGTTTGACCTACTGGGTTATCTATCTGCGTGGTGATGACCCGGTGCATTAA
- the ycaO gene encoding 30S ribosomal protein S12 methylthiotransferase accessory factor YcaO, protein MTQTFIPGKDAALEDSISRFQHKLQDLGFNIEEASWLNPVPHVWSVHIRDRDCPLCFTNGKGASKKAALASALGEYFERLSTNYFFADFWLGESIANGDFVHYPNEKWFALTDDDSLPEGILDARLRKFYDPDDSLGASELIDLQSGNAERGICGLPFTRQSDQQTVYIPMNIIGNLYVSNGMSAGNTANEARVQGLSEVFERHIKNRIIAESISLPEIPEAVMQRYPGVVEAIARLEAEGFPIFAYDASLGGNYPVICVVLFNPENGTCFASFGAHPDFGVALERTVTELLQGRSLKDLDVFTPPTFDDEEVAEHANLETHFIDSSGLISWDMFKDDADYPFVDWSFAGSTQEEFDTLMAIFRAEDKEVYIADYEHLSIYACRIIVPGMSDIYPAEDLLLANNSMGAPLRETLLALPESQWEPEAYLELISQLDEEGHDDFTRVRELLGLATGKDNGWFTLRIGELKAMLALAGGDLDQALIWTEWTMEFNQSIFSAERANYYRCLQTLLLLAMEDERDPVQYHRAFIRMYGEAAVDAASAAISGEAPFYGLQAVDLDLKAFPAHQSLLAAYEKLQAAKRRYWSAK, encoded by the coding sequence ATGACGCAAACTTTTATTCCAGGTAAAGACGCCGCACTGGAAGACTCCATTTCACGCTTCCAGCACAAATTGCAGGATTTAGGATTCAACATTGAAGAAGCTTCGTGGCTGAACCCGGTTCCGCATGTATGGTCAGTACATATTCGCGATCGTGACTGCCCACTGTGCTTTACCAACGGTAAAGGTGCCAGTAAAAAGGCAGCGCTGGCTTCCGCGCTGGGCGAATACTTCGAGCGCCTCTCAACCAACTACTTTTTTGCTGACTTCTGGCTGGGTGAATCCATCGCGAATGGCGATTTTGTTCACTACCCCAATGAGAAGTGGTTCGCGCTGACAGATGACGATAGCCTGCCAGAAGGCATTCTCGACGCCCGTCTGCGCAAATTCTATGATCCTGACGATAGCCTGGGCGCCAGCGAACTGATCGATCTGCAATCCGGTAATGCGGAACGGGGGATTTGTGGCCTGCCATTTACCCGTCAGTCAGATCAGCAAACGGTCTATATCCCGATGAATATCATCGGCAACCTGTATGTTTCGAACGGCATGTCAGCGGGAAATACCGCTAACGAAGCCCGCGTGCAGGGTTTGTCCGAAGTTTTCGAACGCCATATCAAAAACCGCATCATTGCTGAATCCATCAGCCTGCCGGAAATTCCCGAGGCGGTGATGCAGCGCTATCCTGGCGTGGTCGAGGCTATCGCGCGCCTCGAAGCGGAAGGCTTCCCGATCTTTGCCTATGATGCGTCACTCGGCGGCAACTATCCGGTTATTTGTGTCGTGCTTTTCAATCCGGAAAATGGCACCTGTTTCGCTTCTTTTGGTGCACATCCTGATTTTGGTGTCGCGCTGGAGCGTACCGTTACCGAACTGTTGCAGGGCCGCAGCCTGAAGGATCTCGACGTCTTTACTCCGCCGACCTTTGATGACGAAGAAGTGGCGGAACATGCCAACCTGGAAACTCACTTTATCGATTCAAGTGGCCTGATCTCCTGGGATATGTTCAAAGACGATGCGGATTACCCGTTTGTTGACTGGAGCTTTGCAGGCAGCACGCAGGAAGAGTTTGACACTCTGATGGCGATTTTCCGCGCTGAAGATAAAGAAGTGTACATCGCGGACTACGAACATCTTAGCATCTATGCCTGCCGCATCATTGTACCAGGTATGTCAGATATCTATCCGGCGGAAGACCTGCTGCTGGCCAACAACAGCATGGGCGCTCCGCTGCGTGAAACGCTGCTGGCACTGCCGGAAAGCCAATGGGAACCTGAAGCCTATCTGGAGCTGATTTCCCAGCTGGATGAAGAAGGCCACGATGACTTTACCCGTGTGCGTGAGCTGCTGGGCCTGGCGACCGGCAAAGATAACGGCTGGTTTACGCTGCGTATTGGTGAACTGAAAGCCATGCTGGCACTGGCCGGTGGTGACCTGGATCAGGCGCTGATCTGGACGGAATGGACGATGGAATTCAACCAATCCATCTTCAGCGCGGAGCGTGCTAACTACTACCGTTGCCTGCAAACCCTGCTGCTGCTGGCGATGGAAGATGAACGCGATCCTGTGCAATATCATCGTGCCTTCATTCGTATGTATGGCGAAGCAGCGGTGGATGCCGCTTCTGCTGCCATCAGCGGTGAAGCGCCTTTCTATGGCCTGCAGGCGGTAGATCTGGATTTGAAAGCCTTCCCGGCGCATCAATCGCTGCTTGCTGCTTATGAAAAATTGCAGGCTGCCAAACGTCGTTACTGGTCAGCAAAATAA